GTACTGACCTGCCTGTACCGGACGTTACAGCTCGGTTTTGTCGGCGAATACCGTGCGCAAAATGACGAGCGGCGCGAGGACGTGATCCGTGCGCTCAGCGAGCATGTACCGCCCTTTACCCTGACGCAGGATTCGCCTGTGGTGGTCAAGGCACCAGGACTGCGCAGTGGACGCAGGCTGTACTGGCTGGGCTGGGCGGCAGGTTTTGTGGTGCTGGTGGCGCTGTGGTTCACCTTTTCCTCAGTACTGGCGCAGATGGTGTCACAAATTGCAGGGCAGGGATAAGGGATGCGTGAATTATCCCGGGTAGTACTGACGATGCTCGCCACTGTACTGGCGCTGTGGCTGGTCCTGGGTTTCTGGCCGCTTTCCGGCGGGAGTCGGTTTGCCCTCTGCCTGTGTATTTTACTGACGGGCGGCGCGGTGCTGTGGCGGCAGTGGCGACGGTTTCGCCGTGTATCTGCGGCCCGTGAGCAGCGCGAAGAGAGCAGTCTGCCGCCGGAGGGATTTCAGGGGGCAGTGGTATTCGTCTGTGGCGATACCGCATCGCTGTTTTCGCAGGGTCTGGCGCATCGGGAAACGCGCCAGGGCTGGTATCTGCGGGTAGAGAATGCTGAGCAACTGCCGTTGCTGGCCCAGCATCTGGCGAACGCCCGTCCTGACCTGATACCCCAGGTTTCGGTACTGCTGGCGGTCGTGCCGGAGCAGCATCATTCAGAAGAGGGGCTGGCGCAGTCCCTGCGCGGATGGCGGCGAAGCATTGCGCTGTGCCGCGCGTGGCTGAATGGCCTGCCGCCGGTCTGGAGCACAGTCTGGGTAACGCCGCCGGACGGCGAATGCCCGCAAGAGGAGCGCTGGTTTACCGTGACGCCGGACCTGCCGGGTGTGCGGGTGCGTCAGAGTAGCCATGTTCCGCTTCCGGTTGAGGACTGGCAGCGTGAGGCCACCGGTCACGTTTCCCGGCTCTACCACGCGCTCTGGCTGGACAGCGTGCTTGCGTTGACGGAGCGTCATATTAACCCGCCGCTGAGTACCCGACAGGCAGAACTTCCGGCCCTGAAACTCTGCGCCTGCGGTGTCAGCCTGACGCCGGTCTCTGCCGTTGCGGATAATCTCTGGCAGCAGCAAATAGGGGAGATCACCACGCTCGCCCCGGACAGTGCGCCCGTGTCGGAAATGCTCTCTCTCCCGGATGTCCTTCTTCCGTATCTGCCGCGCCGCCAGGGTGTCAGTCGCCGGATG
This region of Enterobacter cancerogenus genomic DNA includes:
- a CDS encoding OmpA family protein, translated to MRELSRVVLTMLATVLALWLVLGFWPLSGGSRFALCLCILLTGGAVLWRQWRRFRRVSAAREQREESSLPPEGFQGAVVFVCGDTASLFSQGLAHRETRQGWYLRVENAEQLPLLAQHLANARPDLIPQVSVLLAVVPEQHHSEEGLAQSLRGWRRSIALCRAWLNGLPPVWSTVWVTPPDGECPQEERWFTVTPDLPGVRVRQSSHVPLPVEDWQREATGHVSRLYHALWLDSVLALTERHINPPLSTRQAELPALKLCACGVSLTPVSAVADNLWQQQIGEITTLAPDSAPVSEMLSLPDVLLPYLPRRQGVSRRMQDIRLAGGVCFLFLALAMLASFINNQRLVRSVGDHLAVYHRLSGTPPEPKLQAQQRLRADSRLLDDWLRRGEPLRYGLGLYQGMRLIPPVEAAINDWTPPPPPRPIIKQIVQGPQTIRLDSMSLFDTGRWALKPGSTKLLVNSLVGIKAKPGWLIVVAGHTDSTGDDKSNQVLSLKRAESVRDWMRDTGDVPESCFAVQGYGESRPVATNDTPEGRALNRRVEISLVPQANACQTPGNTRAPSQDDGALKNEMEK